In candidate division WOR-3 bacterium, the following proteins share a genomic window:
- a CDS encoding HIT domain-containing protein, protein MKKLWAPWRIQYIKTLEKEKGCIFCIKPKEKRDEENFILKRGKKCFIILNKFPYNSGHLMIAPYRHTGKIENLKDEESLEIFNFLKLSIKALKKAIKPHGFNIGINIGKIAGAGYPGHIHFHVVPRWDGDTNFMPVIGETKVIPEEIERTFKVLYPFFNEENKG, encoded by the coding sequence ATGAAAAAATTATGGGCACCATGGAGAATCCAATATATAAAAACCCTTGAAAAAGAAAAAGGGTGTATTTTCTGTATTAAACCAAAAGAAAAAAGAGACGAAGAAAATTTTATTTTAAAAAGGGGAAAAAAGTGTTTTATAATTCTTAACAAATTTCCTTACAATTCAGGTCACCTTATGATAGCTCCTTACAGACATACAGGTAAGATTGAAAATTTGAAAGATGAGGAAAGCCTTGAAATTTTTAACTTTTTAAAACTCTCAATAAAAGCTTTAAAAAAGGCAATAAAACCCCATGGCTTTAATATAGGAATAAACATTGGAAAAATAGCAGGCGCAGGTTACCCAGGTCATATCCACTTTCATGTTGTTCCAAGATGGGATGGAGACACAAATTTTATGCCGGTGATAGGTGAAACAAAGGTAATTCCAGAAGAGATAGAGAGAACTTTTAAAGTTCTTTATCCTTTTTTTAATGAAGAAAATAAAGGATAG
- a CDS encoding LemA family protein yields MFPFIIFLIVLLFFVFFLIGIYNNLIKLKVRVQNAWSQIDVQLKRRHDLVPNLVNAVKGYMKYEQETLQKVIEARTKAVSASGTGDIRKIAEAEGELGGVLTRLFALFENYPELKANENVLKLQEELTHTENNIAFARQHFNDSVMRYNTAIQVFPNNLIAGIFNFKPYDFFEIKDEEREAPRVNLEF; encoded by the coding sequence GTGTTTCCTTTTATAATTTTTTTAATAGTTTTATTATTTTTTGTTTTCTTCCTCATAGGAATTTATAACAACCTTATAAAATTAAAAGTGAGAGTTCAAAATGCTTGGTCTCAAATTGATGTTCAATTAAAAAGAAGACATGACCTCGTACCTAATCTTGTTAATGCTGTTAAAGGTTATATGAAGTATGAACAAGAAACCCTTCAGAAGGTTATAGAGGCAAGAACAAAGGCTGTTTCAGCATCAGGAACAGGAGATATAAGAAAAATAGCAGAAGCAGAAGGAGAACTTGGGGGTGTTCTAACAAGACTTTTTGCACTTTTTGAAAATTATCCTGAATTAAAGGCAAATGAAAATGTTTTAAAACTCCAAGAGGAATTAACACATACAGAAAATAATATTGCTTTTGCAAGACAGCATTTTAATGACTCTGTTATGAGATATAACACAGCAATTCAGGTTTTTCCAAATAATTTAATAGCAGGAATTTTCAATTTTAAACCCTATGATTTCTTTGAAATTAAAGATGAAGAAAGGGAGGCACCAAGAGTGAATCTTGAATTTTAA